A part of Fusarium oxysporum Fo47 chromosome III, complete sequence genomic DNA contains:
- a CDS encoding tryptophan synthase beta subunit-like PLP-dependent enzyme has protein sequence MFRPSVRRLAAAAAKAAAAPSSHTLNVSRAQGVSRGLTGAIGNTPLIRLNHLSEETGCEILGKAEFMNPGGSVKDRAALYVVKDAEERGLLKPGGTVVEGTAGNTGIGLAHVCRSRGYKLVIYMPNTQSQGKIDLLRLLGAEVYPVPAVAFDNPENYNHQARRHAERLDNAVWTNQFDNTANRRAHIETTGPEIWAQTDGKIDAFTCATGTAGTLAGITRYLKDVSDGRVKSFLADPPGSVLHSYVSSGGKLTERTGSSITEGIGQGRITDNLQPDIGLVDGSLHISDEKSIEMVYRCLDEEGLYLGASSSLNVVAAKEVAEKLGKGHTVVTVLCDGAYRYADRLFSRKWLTDKKLLGAIPKHLEKYIVLP, from the exons ATGTTCCGTCCCAGCGTCAGGCGGCTTGCAGCTGCCGCGGCCAAAGCTGCGGCAGCTCCCAGCTCTCATACCCTCAATGTGTCTCGAGCTCAAGGTGTCTCGAGAGGTTTGACAGGAG CTATTGGAAATACCCCTCTCATCCGTCTGAACCACCTCTCCGAGGAGACTGGCTGTGAGATCCTCGGCAAGGCAGAGTTCATGAATCCTGGTGGTTCCGTCAAGGACCGCGCAGCGCTGTACGTTGTTAAGGACGCCGAGGAGCGCGGTCTCCTCAAACCTGGAGGCACTGTTGTCGAAGGGACCGCAGGAAACACCGGTATCGGCCTCGCTCACGTCTGTCGTTCGCGCGGCTATAAGCTCGTTATATACATGCCAAACACCCAGTCTCAGGGCAAGATCGATCTTTTGCGGCTCCTCGGCGCTGAGGTCTACCCGGTCCCTGCTGTCGCGTTCGATAATCCCGAGAACTACAACCATCAGGCCCGTCGACACGCTGAGCGACTCGACAACGCCGTTTGGACGAACCAATTCGACAACACAGCCAATCGCCGTGCGCATATCGAGACGACGGGCCCTGAGATCTGGGCGCAGACAGATGGAAAGATTGACGCTTTCACATGCGCCACTGGAACTGCTGGTACCCTAGCCGGCATTACAAGGTATCTGAAGGACGTCTCTGATGGCCGGGTCAAGAGTTTCCTTGCCGACCCTCCAGGCAGTGTGCTTCATTCTTATGTATCCTCTGGCGGCAAGCTTACCGAGCGCACGGGTTCCAGTATCACCGAGGGTATTGGACAAGGTCGCATCACCGACAATCTCCAGCCTGATATTGGCCTGGTGGACGGTTCGCTGCACATCTCAGACGAGAAGAGCATTGAAATGGTCTACCGATGCTTAGATGAGGAGGGGTTGTACCTCGGTGCCAGCTCCTCTCTCAACGTTGTAGCTGCCAAGGAggttgctgagaagctggGCAAAGGTCATACTGTCGTCACTGTCCTCTGCGACGGTGCTTACAGATACGCTGATCGACTGTTCTCGCGCAAGTGGTTGACAGACAAGAAGCTTCTGGGAGCTATTCCCAAGCACCTGGAGAAGTACATCGTTTTGCCTTAG
- a CDS encoding ClpP/crotonase-like domain-containing protein yields the protein MNTFRCMRPVAARVAFQRSTLPRVARAYSSTTYEYIQVSQPKPGVGQVTLNRPKALNALCAPLIKELNQALLEFNVADDTSVIILTGSQKAFAAGADIKEMAPLTFAEAYTKSFIESWSDLTTQVKKPIIAAVSGHALGGGCELAMMCDLIYCTENANFGQPEIKLGTVPGAGGSQRLTRAIGKSKAMELILTGKSLSGVDAEKWGLAARVFPTYEALMEETLKTAETIAGYSKVAVQAAKEVVNKSQDLALRDGVEYERRVFHSLFGSQDQKIGMKAFAEKKKAEWSHS from the exons ATGAACACTTTCCGGTGCATGAGACCAGTGGCAGCTCGGGTGGCCTTCCAAAGGTCTACTCTTCCTCGCGTTGCTCGAGCTTACAGCTCGACGACTTATGAGTATATCCAGgtttctcaacccaagcCCGGTGTTGGACAAG TTACCTTGAACCGTCCTAAGGCCCTCAACGCCCTATGCGCGCCTCTTATCAAAGAGCTCAACCAGGCTCTTCTTGAATTTAATGTGGCCGACGATACGTCAGTCATTATTTTAACCGGCTCCCAAAAGGCGTTTGCAGCTGGTGCTGATATCAAGGAGATGGCCCCGCTTACCTTCGCCGAAGCTTACACCAAGTCCTTCATCGAGTCCTGGTCAGACCTCACCACTCAGGTGAAAAAGCCAATCATCGCTGCAGTTTCGGGGCATGCCCTTGGTGGAGGCTGCGAGCTCGCCATGATGTGTGATCTCATCTATTGTACTGAGAATGCGAACTTCGGCCAACCCGAGATCAAGCTCGGGACTGTTCCTGGAGCTGGTGGCAGCCAGCGCCTTACTCGTGCCATCGGCAAGTCAAAGGCAATGGAACTCATTCTGACCGGAAAGTCACTTTCTGGTGTCGATGCAGAGAAATGGGGACTCGCTGCCAGGGTGTTTCCCACGTATGAGGCTCTGATGGAGGAGACGCTCAAGACAGCCGAGACAATCGCTGGCTACTCCAAGGTGGCTGTTCAAGCCGCCAAGGAGGTTGTCAACAAGAGCCAGGATCTGGCCCTACGTGATGGTGTCGAGTATGAGCGGCGAGTCTTCCACAGCTTGTTTGGTAGCCAAGATCAGAAGATTGGCATGAAGGCGTTCgcagaaaagaagaaggctgagtGGAGTCACTCATAA
- a CDS encoding cation transport protein-domain-containing protein, whose protein sequence is MLDETRASVWARLKAVKPPFMSKKPHFNFISVHYTWIIGATLLASVIIYGAGRGQTSYVDSLMFASGANTQAGLNPIDVNLLNTFQQIVVYLFTITSNPITLHTSVVFLRLYWFEKRFQGWVTDARQRRATLSKAKTRPRNEREAEEGVNGRHITIVPYQGRPPRITNDGILLDGNDVIQSQAIADDDDDENLPHKPPPASSDESDTVSAGRSNSIELSPLEKPDQGFGDGREANEGQSRSQNAPTGIKFAETVKRSDGVDDDLTKFPQRRSHAEHIAILERQRNQDNEILRIPGPRETERGMGPRRLDNDDTQDGDDDNNTIAMTRTVESRPDHATLDSRAPTGRRPTIVIAEPKRPLKHELTDDAKAVGGTLNALRVRKPRVFNRGQKEVHDDNESTMGRAFRTRTIDTIKSALSNDHTKDMPYLSYTPTMGRNSNFVGLTLEQREELGGIEYRSLRTLALILLSYFWGFQLIAVTFLLPFILHNEKYGRIVEGNAISRTWWGFWTANSAFNDLGLTLTPDSMNSFNTSEYVMMIMWFFIIIGNTGFPVMLRFVIWVLAQIVPKGTGLWEELRFLLDHPRRCFTLLFPSSANWWLFWILAALNAIDLLFFVVLDLNSGPVAELPVHTRIADGLFQAASTRTAGFSCFSLSDLHPAIPVLYMIMMYISIFPIAISIRRTNVYEEKSLGVYHNKKDEDEEESASALNYVGTHLRRQLSFDLWYVFVGFFLLAISEGESLKAKDFNLFDVLFEVISAYGTVGLSMGVPNVNASLCSQFTVVGKLIIVAMQIRGRHRGLPYGLDRAVLLPSEARFQKEAEENQPILVRTRTNASMGTTSGMEPPISPGLPGRRGSMGRIRERANSRIISQFLYPGPVIPSNEIHGHKRATSNNSNNLRDFPRFNTEPVFEEEKDDVPPLRTIESHSGGPRRAETNPMP, encoded by the exons ATGCTCGATGAGACGCGCGCCTCTGTATGGGCGCGGCTCAAAGCTGTCAAGCCGCCGTTTATGTCCAAAAAACCACACTTCAACTTTATTTCCGTTCATT ATACATGGATCATTGGCGCAACCTTGCTAGCTTCCGTCATTATATATGGTGCTGGCCGCGGCCAAACGTCCTATGTCGATTCTCTTATGTTCGCCAGCGGAGCCAATACACAAGCTGGACTAAACCCAATCGACgtcaaccttctcaacaccttTCAACAGATTGTCGTTTACCTCTTTACTATAACGTCTAACCCAATCACGCTACATACTTCAGTGGTCTTCTTACGTCTTTACTGGTTCGAGAAGAGGTTTCAAGGGTGGGTTACGGACGCCAGACAGCGCCGTGCTACACTTTCTAAGGCCAAGACTCGTCCACGAAATGAACgcgaagctgaagaaggagtCAATGGTCGGCATATTACGATTGTGCCTTACCAGGGGAGACCTCCACGTATCACGAACGATGGGATACTGCTTGATGGGAATGATGTTATTCAATCTCAGGCGATcgccgacgatgatgatgatgaaaatcTACCACATAAACCACCACCTGCGAGCAGCGATGAAAGCGACACGGTCTCAGCCGGCCGTTCTAACAGCATAGAGCTAAGTCCTTTGGAGAAACCTGACCAAGGCTTTGGAGATGGCAGGGAAGCGAATGAGGGGCAGAGCAGGTCACAGAATGCGCCGACAGGTATTAAATTTGCTGAAACGGTCAAGAGAAGTGACGGAGTCGACGACGACTTGACCAAATTTccccaaagaagaagccatgcGGAGCATATCGCTATCCTGGAGCGTCAAAGAAACCAGGACAACGAAATTCTAAGGATTCCTGGTCCCCGAGAAACAGAGCGGGGGATGGGACCTCGAAGGCTGGACAATGATGATACCCAGgacggcgatgatgataacAACACAATTGCTATGACGAGAACCGTGGAATCGAGGCCAGACCACGCGACACTAGACTCCAGGGCACCAACAGGCCGCAGACCAACCATTGTTATTGCTGAGCCGAAACGTCCTCTCAAACACGAATTGACTGATGATGCCAAAGCCGTTGGCGGCACTCTTAATGCCCTTAGAGTTCGCAAGCCTCGTGTATTCAACCGTGGCCAGAAGGAGGTGCACGATGATAATGAGAGCACTATGGGCCGTGCTTTCCGAACACGCACAATCGACACTATCAAGTCGGCCTTGTCAAACGACCACACGAAAGACATGCCTTACCTCAGTTACACCCCGACTATGGGTCGAAATTCTAACTTTGTGGGCTTGACCCTGGAGCAGCGAGAGGAACTTGGCGGTATCGAATATCGATCCCTTAGGACTTTGGCCCTGATTTTACTTTCCTATTTTTGGGGGTTCCAGCTCATTGCTGTAACCTTCCTTTTGCCTTTCATTCTTCATAATGAGAAATACGGGAGAATTGTTGAAGGGAACGCTATTTCAAGAACCTGGTGGGGATTTTGGACAGCCAACTCGGCATTCAACGACTTGGGTCTGACCCTAACCCCTGACAGTATGAACTCTTTCAATACATCGGAGTATGTCATGATGATCATGTGGTTCTTCATTATCATTGGAAACACGGGTTTTCCTGTCATGCTACGTTTTGTCATTTGGGTTCTTGCTCAGATTGTTCCTAAGGGGACCGGCTTGTGGGAAGAACTCAGAtttcttcttgaccatccTCGCCGATGTTTCACCCTCCTATTCCCCTCGAGCGCCAATTGGTGGCTATTTTGGATTCTTGCCGCATTAAATGCCATAGACTTGCTTTTCTTTGTGGTCTTAGAT CTTAACTCAGGCCCAGTCGCTGAACTACCTGTCCATACTCGTATTGCCGATGGTCTATTTCAAGCTGCCTCTACCAGAACTGCAGGCTTCTCATGTTTCAGTCTAAGCGACCTTCACCCTGCCATCCCAGTATTGTACATGATCATGATGTACATTTCGATCTTCCCAATCGCAATCTCCATCCGCCGAACGAACGTCTACGAAGAAAAATCTCTCGGAGTTTACCACAACaagaaagatgaagacgaggaggaatCAGCCAGCGCCCTAAACTATGTTGGTACCCATCTGCGACGTCAACTTTCTTTCGACTTGTGGTACGTCTTTGTGGGGTTCTTCCTTCTCGCCATCAGTGAAGGTGAAAGTCTCAAGGCAAAAGACTTCAATTTATTTGATGTTCTTTTCGAAGTTATCAGTGCGTACGGAACTGTGGGTTTGAGTATGGGTGTACCCAACGTCAATGCTTCTCTGTGCTCTCAGTTCACCGTCGTTGGGAAACTTATTATCGTTGCCATGCAAATCCGTGGCCGTCACCGCGGCTTACCTTATGGGTTGGATCGTGCTGTTCTGCTACCTAGTGAGGCACGTTTCCAGAAGGAAGCAGAGGAGAACCAACCAATTCTTGTTCGCACCAGGACAAATGCCTCGATGGGAACCACCTCAGGCATGGAGCCGCCGATCAGTCCCGGTTTACCTGGTCGACGTGGCAGTATGGGCCGTATACGCGAGCGAGCAAATAGTCGCATCATCTCCCAATTTTTATATCCTGGTCCCGTAATCCCCAGCAACGAGATACATGGTCACAAGCGCGCAACATCAAACAACTCCAACAACCTGCGGGACTTCCCGCGATTCAATACTGAGCCAGTGttcgaagaggagaaggatgaCGTTCCTCCTCTTCGAACCATTGAGTCTCACAGTGGTGGTCCTCGCCGCGCAGAGACCAACCCAATGCCCTAA
- a CDS encoding RNA polymerase II-associated, with amino-acid sequence MSSSAPRTGERMVHQDFIARIRFSNALPPPPHPPKLLDIPNTGLASGQYTTPGFASRLAREQPLNIEADAELGMPLDLVGMPGVFDGDERSIQAPPHPPALHPHDRPLLRPIAALGKHKVAEANVSFLRRTEYISSTVTKRQDGAAPRALLTKANKNRRIPEPAADAPHVIKRKIDKGFDIAEHEFKDPKRAKHPSKRNLKVVDVSPFIPDLEAFPDSGAYVTIKFHQNPVVSTKDYDRRLLSGLFRPIDRTAEEEEAYEAAVAAHEQDPENNPKPQNWMNFDYYLAATPDVGDRFRRKFDVEDADHNEDELYTHDSVNGGCFQYNRLRAYETAQETNYDHETKFDAEVLLAYNEDTFYPNQKAVYYYPVMQKSVIRPQRTKNIARNIGITDEEQVVDQLDVTVEDPREDIREMIKQHRDHPLGTGQADEEEGNEEEHHEGQDAEGEEEGEHHRVSSPAGRRSRSASEEHDAEGEDEE; translated from the exons ATGTCATCCTCAGCTCCTCGCACAGGCGAGCGCATGGTTCACCAGGACTTCATCGCACGCATCCGATTCTCCAATGCGCTCCCTCCACCACCCCATCCTCCTAAGCTGCTCGACATACCCAATACTGGCCTTGCTAGCGGTCAATATACGACACCAGGCTTTGCTTCGCGCCTTGCGAGGGAGCAGCCGCTGAATATTGAGGCGGATGCTGAACTGGGAATGCCCCTTGACTTGGTCGGCATGCCTGGTGTTTTTGATGGCGATGAACGAT CTATTCaggctcctcctcatcctcctgctcttcatcctcacgATCGACCCCTTCTAAGACCCATCGCCGCTCTGGGAAAACACAAGGTCGCAGAAGCCAATGTTTCTTTCCTTCGCCGGACAGAATACATATCTTCCACGGTCACAAAGCGACAAGACGGTGCTGCACCTCGTGCTCTACTCACTAAGGCCAACAAGAATCGACGCATCCCGGAGCCTGCAGCCGATGCTCCTCACGTCATTAAGCGAAAGATTGACAAGGGCTTCGACATTGCTGAGCACGAATTCAAAGACCCCAAACGTGCCAAACACCCAAGCAAGAGAAATCTCAAGGTTGTCGATGTGTCACCTTTCATCCCAGATCTCGAGGCTTTCCCCGACTCGGGCGCGTACGTTACGATCAAATTCCACCAGAACCCTGTGGTCAGCACCAAGGATTATGACAGACGTCTTCTCAGTGGTTTGTTCCGGCCCATTGATCGGACagccgaggaagaagaagcatatGAGGCAGCTGTGGCAGCTCACGAGCAAGATCCTGAAAACAACCCCAAGCCTCAGAACTGGATGAATTTTGACTATTATTTGGCGGCAACTCCTGACGTGGGGGATCGTTTCCGTCGCAAGTtcgatgttgaggatgccgACCACAACGAGGACGAACTCTACACTCATGATTCTGTCAACGGTGGATGCTTCCAATACAACCGGCTCAGAGCGTATGAGACAGCTCAGGAGACCAATTACGACCATGAGACCAAGTTCGACGCAGAGGTTCTCCTGGCTTACAATGAGGACACTTTCTATCCCAACCAGAAGGCCGTATACTACTATCCTGTTATGCAGAAATCTGTAATTCGACCCCAGCGAACAAAGAACATTGCGCGAAACATTGGTATTACCGATGAGGAGCAAGTTGTTGACCAGCTCGACGTCACCGTCGAAGACCCAAGAGAGGATATTCGTGAGATGATCAAGCAGCATCGCGATCACCCCCTTGGCACAGGACAGgccgatgaggaagaagggaaTGAGGAGGAGCACCACGAGGGCCAGGATGCTGAAGGCGAGGAGGAAGGAGAACATCATCGGGTTAGCAGTCCAGCAGGCCGTCGCTCGAGGTCAGCCTCTGAAGAGCATGATGCAGAgggagaagacgaggagTAA
- a CDS encoding translation protein SH3-like domain-containing protein → MNVASVGRPVGCLKSALRRTRLLRTFERSVSSTAVEPVPKPIPNAFSAEQRADLTKVSKFHIYPRVPSIRTTHPDPMPALLQKQLAKLDPTGARTRLFSREHADSAKVGDVLMVTTKGGEPFAGAFLQIRRRGQDTAIQLRGQMMKVGVEMWFKIYSPTVTGIDIIWRRPKRARRARLTYMRKPKHDMGSVDQMVFAWKKERYTLRSRANQSGKPSGRQHAKILGQKKK, encoded by the exons ATGAACGTCGCCAGCGTGGGACGGCCAGTTGGCTGTCTCAAGTCTGCTCTTAGACGGACAAGACTCCTGAGGACTTTCGAAAGGAGTGTTTCTTCAACAGCCGTTGAGCCTGTGCCCAAGCCGATACCGAACGCCTTCAGCGCTGAACAAC GGGCGGATCTCACGAAGGTTAGCAAATTTCATATCTACCCTCGAGTCCCGAGTATTCGTACCACCCACCCCGATCCCATGCCCGCACTTCTGCAAAAGCAACTCGCGAAACTCGATCCGACTGGCGCACGCACACGACTGTTCTCAAGGGAGCACGCCGACAGCGCTAAGGTTGGCGACGTTCTGATGGTGACGACAAAGGGTGGAGAGCCCTTTGCCGGCGCTTTTCTACAAATCCGACGCCGAGGCCAGGATACAGCGATCCAACTGCGTGgacagatgatgaaggtTGGTGTGGAGATGTGGTTCAAGATCTACAGCCCGACTGTGACGGGTATCGATATTATCTGGCGACGGCCCAAGAGGGCACGACGAGCACGCCTCACGTACATGCGGAAGCCCAAGCACGACATGGGTAGTGTGGATCAAATGGTGTTTGCATGGAAGAAGGAGAGATATACTCTACGGTCACGAGCAAATCAGTCTGGAAAACCCTCTGGAAGACAGCATGCCAAGATTCTCggacagaagaagaaatag
- a CDS encoding protein retrieval receptor, producing MNAPEPEQTPFEAVSVHTSRLQRKYQALLDQSTPFVLYRWVGTVVCLLLFFLRILLAQGWYIVAYALGIYLLNLFLAFLQPKFDPSNEEADNEMEDGSVGTLPTKQDEEFKPFIRRLPEFKFWYWATRAIIISFFCSWFEIFNVPVFWPVLVMYWFILFFLTMRKQIQHMIKYRYVPFTVGKKNYAKNSS from the exons ATGAATGCGCCAGAGCCTGAGCAGACCCCTTTCGAGGCTGTCAGCGTCCATACCTCGAGGCTTCAGCGA AAATACCAAGCTTTGCTGGACCAGTCGACCCCTTTCGTCCTCTACCGATGGGTCGGCACTGTTGtctgcctcctcctcttctttcttcgaATCCTTCTTGCGCAGGGCTGGTATATCG TTGCCTATGCGCTCGGAATCTATCTTCTAAACCTGTTCCTGGCTTTCCTGCAGCCCAAGTTCGACCCCTCCAACGAAGAGGCCGACAACGAGATGGAGGACGGCTCTGTGGGCACCCTTCCCACCAAGCAGGACGAGGAGTTCAAGCCCTTCATTCGTCGACTTCCTGAGTTCAAGTTCTGGTACTGGGCCACCCGAgctatcatcatcagcttcttctgcagTTGGTTCGAGATCTTTAACGTGCCAGTTTTCTGGCCCGTTCTGGTCATGTACTGgttcatcctcttcttcctgaCTA TGCGCAAGCAAATTCAGCACATGATCAAGTACCGCTACGTACCCTTTACTGTCGGTAAGAAGAACTACGCCAAGAACAGCTCGTAA
- a CDS encoding P-loop containing nucleoside triphosphate hydrolase protein has translation MPPKRKAGAAVQGGAKVGRSSRMSTPGAATPRTIDSNEDMPDEEEGPVDEALERDLNKNIDIFSLDRYQKRHAIRDPLPHIFGDRDFSYLVLKKDHQNRPLWIDPQKGRIILESFNPLAEQAQDFLITISEPLSRPTFMHEYALTTHSLYAAVSVGLSPEDIINTLDRFLKTPLPDEIRNFITSCTQSYGKVKLVLKNTKYYVESPDPNMLQTLLKNPKIGPLRVQGTEEITTSVAPKIGGLVIPGTQNAAGVKQANGLSQAGEQGKDGQPVQEGEVYATLNEEDDEDQEVTHSFEIADKDVETVQKECLNLGYPVLEEYDFRRDEANANLDIDLKPGTQIRPYQEKSLSKMFGNGRAKSGLIVLPCGAGKTLVGITAACTIKKGVIVLCTSSMSVVQWRNEFLKWSNINPDDIVAFTSDSKNNVFTGSTGIIVTTYAMVTQSRARSYDAEKMMKFLTGREWGLMLLDEVHVVPANIFRKVTSSIKTHSKLGLTATLLREDDKISDLNFLIGPKLFEANWMELSKQGHIARVQCAEVWCPMPTEFYDQYLKAPSRKKGLLYIMNPRKFQACQYLINYHESRGDKIIVFSDNVYALKAYALKLQKAFIYGGTGQAERLQVLENFQHNPNVNTLFLSKIGDTSLDLPEATCLIQISSHYGSRRQEAQRLGRILRAKRRNDEGFNAFFYSLVSKDTQEMYFSSKRQAFLVDQGYAFKVITQLANIEKTPGLAFADVSERRELLQKVLVENESMEEDDPNDDMFHQGTMGRKKKKGARRTAGTLGELSGGQDMAYIEQNKKLSAKRKKGDSNAFFKKIGRENARRAAAQ, from the coding sequence ATGCCGCCTAAGAGGAAAGCAGGTGCTGCCGTCCAGGGCGGGGCAAAAGTGGGAAGGTCTTCGCGCATGTCAACACCTGGAGCTGCAACGCCACGAACGATCGATAGCAATGAGGACATGCcggatgaggaggaggggcCCGTCGACGAGGCCTTGGAACGTGATTTGAACAAGAATATAGACATCTTTTCCTTGGATCGCTATCAGAAGAGACATGCGATTCGGGATCCCCTACCACACATCTTTGGCGACCGTGATTTCTCATACCTGGTCTTGAAGAAAGATCATCAGAACCGACCTCTCTGGATAGACCCTCAGAAAGGCCGCATCATTCTAGAGAGTTTTAATCCACTCGCGGAGCAGGCTCAGGATTTCCTCATCACTATTTCTGAACCCTTGTCTCGACCGACTTTCATGCACGAATACGCCCTTACAACACACAGCCTGTACGCTGCCGTCTCTGTTGGGTTGTCGCCAGAGGACATCATCAATACCCTAGATCGATTTCTTAAGACACCTCTGCCAGATGAGATTCGAAATTTCATTACAAGTTGTACTCAGAGTTACGGCAAGGTGAAGCTGGTTCTCAAGAATACAAAGTACTACGTCGAAAGTCCTGATCCAAACATGCTCCAGACTCTCCTCAAGAACCCCAAAATTGGTCCCCTACGCGTCCAAGGAACGGAAGAGATCACAACATCAGTGGCGCCTAAGATTGGCGGCCTTGTCATTCCCGGAACACAGAATGCCGCCGGAGTAAAGCAGGCCAATGGTCTCAGCCAAGCAGGCGAACAAGGCAAAGATGGACAACCCGTCCAGGAGGGCGAAGTCTATGCCACGCTCAacgaagaggacgacgaggacCAGGAAGTGACGCATTCTTTTGAAATTGCAGACAAGGATGTCGAAACGGTACAGAAAGAATGCCTGAATCTAGGATACCCAGTTCTAGAGGAGTATGACTTTCGGAGAGATGAAGCCAACGCAAATTTGGATATCGATCTGAAGCCTGGTACTCAGATTCGGCCTTATCAGGAAAAAAGCTTGAGTAAGATGTTTGGCAACGGCCGAGCCAAGAGTGGACTAATCGTCCTGCCCTGTGGTGCTGGAAAGACGCTTGTGGGTATCACAGCAGCCTGTACTATCAAGAAGGGTGTCATTGTCCTATGCACGAGTTCAATGTCCGTCGTACAATGGAGGAATGAATTTTTGAAGTGGTCCAACATCAATCCTGATGACATTGTTGCCTTCACATCCGATTCCAAGAACAATGTCTTCACTGGGAGCACTGGTATCATCGTCACAACCTATGCAATGGTCACACAATCGCGGGCCCGATCTTACGATgcagagaagatgatgaagttcTTGACAGGCCGAGAATGGGGCCTGATGCTGCTGGACGAGGTGCATGTTGTGCCCGCCAACATCTTCCGAAAAGTCACGTCTTCGATCAAGACTCATTCGAAGCTTGGTCTCACAGCAACACTCCTCAGAGAAGACGACAAGATTTCTGATTTGAATTTTCTTATTGGACCAAAGCTATTTGAAGCCAATTGGATGGAGCTTTCAAAGCAAGGACACATTGCTAGAGTTCAGTGTGCAGAAGTATGGTGCCCAATGCCTACAGAGTTCTACGACCAGTACCTCAAAGCACCAAGCCGGAAGAAGGGCTTGCTTTATATCATGAACCCTCGGAAGTTTCAGGCTTGTCAATATCTCATTAATTACCACGAATCAAGAGGAGACAAGATTATAGTATTTTCGGATAACGTGTATGCGCTCAAAGCATATGCGCTGAAGCTTCAAAAAGCGTTCATCTACGGCGGCACTGGTCAAGCAGAACGTCTGCAAGTGTTGGAGAACTTTCAGCACAACCCGAATGTCAACACGCTCTTTTTATCAAAGATTGGAGACACGTCCCTCGATTTGCCCGAGGCTACCTGCCTCATCCAAATTTCATCGCACTACGGTTCACGTCGCCAGGAAGCGCAGCGTTTAGGACGAATTCTTCGGGCCAAGAGACGTAATGACGAGGGCTTCAATGCCTTTTTCTACTCTCTGGTGTCAAAAGACACGCAAGAAATGTATTTTTCTTCCAAACGTCAAGCTTTCCTTGTCGATCAGGGATATGCTTTCAAGGTCATTACGCAATTAGCAAACATCGAGAAGACACCCGGACTAGCATTCGCAGATGTGTCGGAGCGGCGTGAACTGTTGCAGAAGGTTCTTGTGGAGAATGAGAGcatggaggaggatgaccCAAACGACGACATGTTCCATCAGGGTACTATGGGGCgcaagaaaaagaagggaGCTCGACGAACAGCGGGAACTCTCGGCGAGCTCAGTGGTGGCCAGGACATGGCGTATATCGAGCAGAATAAGAAGTTATCGGCAAAGCGGAAGAAGGGGGACAGCAAtgccttcttcaagaagattggaCGCGAGAATGCCAGGCGAGCAGCAGCACAGTAA
- a CDS encoding nucleophile aminohydrolase yields the protein MASGYDRALSGDPDGHVFQVEYAGEAVKRGTCAVGVKGADVVVLGCEKRSAMKLQDTRITPSKIQLLDHHVALAFAGLNADARILVDKARLEAQSHRLSVEDPVTIDYITKYVAGVQQRYTQAGGVRPFGISTLIVGFDNGSDVPRLYQTEPSGIYSAWKANAIGRSSKTVREFLERNYKEDMDREATIRLAIKSLLEVVQTGAKNIEISLMAPGATIETLPTSEIEGYVKEIEQEKQEEAAKKKTGRTPGTGSAAILTRSQDDSAAE from the exons ATGGCATCCGGCTACGACAGAGCTCTGTCGGGTGA TCCCGACGGCCACGTTTTCCAGGTCGAATATGCCGGCGAAGCTGTCAAGCGAG GAACTTGTGCTGTCGGTGTCAAGGGTGCTGATGTTGTTGTGCTAGGATGTGAGAAGCGCTCCGCCATGAAGTTGCAAGATACTCGCATCACCCCTTCCAAGATCCAGCTCCTCGATCACCACGTCGCCCTCGCCTTCGCTGGCCTAAATGCGGATGCTCGTATCCTCGTCGACAAGGCTCGATTAGAGGCACAGTCCCATCGTTTGTCAGTCGAAGACCCTGTTACTATCGACTACATTACCAAATATGTCGCTGGCGTCCAGCAACGGTACACACAGGCTGGTGGTGTCCGACCATTTGGCATTAGCACTCTGATTGTTGGCTTCGATAACGGCAGCGATGTCCCTCGGCTGTACCAGACTGAGCCCTCTGGCATCTACTCTGCCTG GAAGGCAAACGCTATCGGTCGTTCAAGCAAGACTGTTCGCGAGTTCCTCGAGCGAAACTACAAGGAGGACATGGACCGAGAGGCTACCATCCGGCTTGCCATCAAGTCGCTGCTCGAGGTTGTTCAAACCGGAGCCAAGAACATCGAGATTTCTCTCATGGCACCTGGCGCCACCATCGAAACACTACCTACGTCCGAGATTGAAGGCTACGTCAAGGAAATTGAGCAGGAGAAGCAGGAagaagctgccaagaagaagacgggaCGGACCCCCGGAACCGGCAGTGCTGCCATCCTAACCCGATCTCAGGATGACTCCGCTGCGGAATAG